The genomic segment TATATTTCAAGGTGAAACGGCTATCGCCTTCCTTGGGCGGCGCAGCGCGTTTCAGTCCGAGAAATACAAGCCTATTTATAAGTGCAAAACTTATAAATTCTTATATTTCAAAAAAAAGGTTCATGCATGCTATGAATCATACTCCCCTGCCGCGATTGCTGTAAAGGAAGCTTACGCCGCAAAAGAGAGCGAATGCTGCGGATTAGCTTGATTTTAAACGCTTTCAACGAGATTTATCTTTAGCAAGGTCGTTTTATCTCGCGATTTCTTTTATTTTCTAAAAGCACCCCCTCTTTCCAGAAAACAAGGAAACGAATATGATAAATAGCATGCTGACAGAATCAGGTGTTTGCGGCTGCTCGGCCGCGTATATAAATAGCGGGGGGATGAACGATGTATAAAGTGCTGCTGGTAGATGATGAAGAAGAGACGCGCAGCGGGCTGCTGCACGAAATTGCATGGGAGCGCCATGGCTTTGAAATTGTGGATACGGCGGCGAACGGCAGGGAAGCGATGGAGCTGATTGAGCGTCTGGAGCCGGATATCGTAGCGACGGATATCAGCATGCCGTATATGAACGGCTTGGAGCTGGCGGAATGGACGAGGAAGACGTATCCGCTGACGCGCATCGTTATTTTTTCCGGCTATGATGAATTTGAATATGCGAAGCAGGCAATCGGCTTGCAGGTGGATGAGTATATTTTAAAGCCGTTTTCCGCGCAGCAGTTGCTTGAGGTGATGGACAAGGTGAAGGAGCGGCTGGACGATGAGCGCGAGAAGCGGGAAAATATGCAGCTTTTGCAGGAGCATTACCGTACGAGCCTGCCGGTCGTAAAGGAGCTGTTTCTGTCGTCGCTGCTCACCCGCAAGCTTCCGCTGCGGCATATTGAGGAGAAGGCAGAAAAATATGAGCTGGATTTAGCGGGCGAGGCGTACATGGTGTCCGTGCTGCACACGCATGTATTGGAAGCGCTTCCTGGATTGCCGCTCCGTGCAGCGGAAAGCTCGCTTGCGGCCTCCAGCGATCTCGACCTCAAGCTGTTTGCCCTGCGCAATGTGGCGGAGGAGGTGTGGGGCAGACTTGGGCTGGGCAAAGTTTTTCTGCATCAGGATCAAGTGGCACTGCTCGCAGTTGGACGGGGAAGTAGCGCGCAAGAGCTGATGGAACGGACGCTGGGCGGGCTTGCTGAAATGCTGCAAAATATTCAGAAATACTTGCGTTTTCCCGTAACGATTGGGGTCAGCTCAACGCTGGCGGATGTTGCGCAGCTAAAGCAGGGCTATGAGGAGGCGCAGCAGGCGCTCGATTATCATAATTTGGTGGGCAGCAACCGGATTATCTGCATTGACGATGTTGAGAAGCGCTATGTGGAAGAGCTGCAATTTGACGAGCTCAAGGAGCAGGCGCTCATTCGCTGCCTGCGGGTAGGCACGCATGAGGAGCTGGAGCAGCTGATGACAGCGCTGTTTGACGAGATTGAAGGCGTCCATGCCGCTTACCGGGAATACCAGCTTTACATGCTGGAGATGATGACGGCGGTCATGAAGCTGGTGAGGGAGGCAGGGCTGAACCTGTACGATATCGCGGGATACGAGCTGCAAATTTATGCGGAGCTGCAGCAGCTTAGCGGGCTGGCGGAGACGAGAAGCTGGTACATGTCGCTCTGCGAGAAAATTCGCCATCATATCGCCAGCCGCAGGCAAAGCTCCTACAAGCAGCTGGTCGAGGAAGCGGTGCGTTACACGAAAGCAAACTTCCATGACAGCGAGCTGTCGATAGCCCGGCTGTGCAGCCATCTGCATATTAGCGCGGGATATTTCAGCAGCCTGTTCAAGAAGGAGGTGAAGCTGACATTCGGCGGTTATTTGCTTCAGCTGCGGATGGAGGCGGCGAAGGAGCTGCTGCGGGCGACGGAGCTGAAGACGTTCGAAATTGCCGAGAAGGTCGGCTTCTCGGACCCGAATTATTTTTCACTGTGCTTTAAGAAAAATGTCGGCGTCTCTGCCAAGGAATACCGCAATCAGGCGATGAATGCGGATGCGCCATGAGGAAGCGCAGCATCCAGTTTCTCATTTCAGTGGCGCTGTCGGTGTTTGCCGCGGCGGCGATTATTATGGTCAGCGTGCTGCTGTTCAACAAGTTTTCGCAGACGGCAGAGACGAATGCACTGCGCAATACCCAGCAGGTCGTCGATCAGGTCAGCTACAATTTGGAGGATTATATTCAGGGCATGTCGGAAATTTACGGCGTTCTCCACGATACAATTAGCCGCAGCGGCGATGTGAACGAAGAAGAGCTGCGCAGCCAGCTGAATACGATCATCGGCATTCGGGGAGAAATTGTGTCACTGGCCGTCATTGGGCATGACGGAGAGGTGATGATGAGTATCCCCGGCGTTGCGCTCAAGGAAAATTTGAGTCTTTACAATCAGCGCTGGTTCCAGAGCGCGCTGCAAACGCCGAACCATCTCAGCTACTCGCTGCCGCATGTGCAGAACATGTACAAAATGCAGTACAAATGGGTCGTCTCGCTGAGCAAAGGCATTACCGTAGTAAGGGGCGGGAAAACGGAGCATGGCGTGCTGCTTCTGGACGTCAATTTTAACAAAATCAATCAGCTGTCCTCGCGGGTCGTGCTCGGGAAGAAGGGCTACGTCTACATTGTGGACGAAAGTGCGGGCAATATGGTGTACCATCCGCAGCAGCAGCTCATCTACGCCGGGCTGAAAAGCGAAAACGTCGAGCAGGCGCTGAAATATACGTTCGGCAGCTTTCATGACGAATCCGGCGACGAGGATAAAATGATTACCGTGCAGACGATCGGCAACATCGGCTGGAAGGTGGTCGGAGTGTCCTTTACCGATGAGATTATTACGACAAAACGCGAGCTGAACGATTATTTGCTGAATT from the Paenibacillus sp. BIHB 4019 genome contains:
- a CDS encoding response regulator, which codes for MYKVLLVDDEEETRSGLLHEIAWERHGFEIVDTAANGREAMELIERLEPDIVATDISMPYMNGLELAEWTRKTYPLTRIVIFSGYDEFEYAKQAIGLQVDEYILKPFSAQQLLEVMDKVKERLDDEREKRENMQLLQEHYRTSLPVVKELFLSSLLTRKLPLRHIEEKAEKYELDLAGEAYMVSVLHTHVLEALPGLPLRAAESSLAASSDLDLKLFALRNVAEEVWGRLGLGKVFLHQDQVALLAVGRGSSAQELMERTLGGLAEMLQNIQKYLRFPVTIGVSSTLADVAQLKQGYEEAQQALDYHNLVGSNRIICIDDVEKRYVEELQFDELKEQALIRCLRVGTHEELEQLMTALFDEIEGVHAAYREYQLYMLEMMTAVMKLVREAGLNLYDIAGYELQIYAELQQLSGLAETRSWYMSLCEKIRHHIASRRQSSYKQLVEEAVRYTKANFHDSELSIARLCSHLHISAGYFSSLFKKEVKLTFGGYLLQLRMEAAKELLRATELKTFEIAEKVGFSDPNYFSLCFKKNVGVSAKEYRNQAMNADAP